A genome region from Penaeus monodon isolate SGIC_2016 chromosome 14, NSTDA_Pmon_1, whole genome shotgun sequence includes the following:
- the LOC119580892 gene encoding cholinesterase 2-like produces the protein MLYEFLAVVVVAMTALTFWDGVPVVTVEEGQVSGITELSTKGKEFYSYYGIPFAKPPVGELRLKDPVKGERWEGVRDGSRKPSSCLLVPLAFSVMGIRKAPEEMYGDEDCLYLNVFTPRKIKPNKKLPVMVWIHGGSFIAGSNHEYLPHVLMNHDIVLVVLQYRLGIMGFLSTEDEVIPGNFGLKDQTLALRWVQDNIHSFGGDADRVTIFGESAGGAFVHYHILSPKSKGLFSRAIIQSGSAMASYSHREDLRLVAQEVSQAVGCPEGPSSQDILDCLQQVDGRRLAISFQDYLKWFVLPLVTVPRIDGDFVPDHPARLMRDGDFNQVDLMAGITREDGAFGTNPMLARKDLFPALQNNFSTFGPLSLTVGPEVEDPVAFSTKVYQRYLGNLTIDRDHIEEITKLSTHYMFAIPHDLTTLYHARAPGLRTYRYELKHRSQLSMGDYFNTDIGRHWIPHGDDLYYLFAGGPLLVRSFLPDRPRDLQNEEDLRLRDIITTTWTNFAATGNPTPDDALGFKWEAATEDDLRYLALKPSPTMEADQRQEARDFHASLPTKLNQILHPERIVSL, from the exons ATGCTGTATGAGTTTCTAGCAGTCGTGGTTGTCGCAATGACAGCACTGACATTTTGGGACGGCGTGCCCGTGGTAACAGTGGAAGAGGGTCAGGTGTCTGGCATCACTGAGCTCTCCACGAAGGGCAAGGAATTCTACTCCTATTATGGCATCCCCTTCGCCAAGCCTCCTGTGGGAGAACTCAGGCTCAAG GATCCGGTtaaaggagagaggtgggaaggcgTGCGGGACGGATCCAGAAAgccctcctcctgtctccttgTGCCCTTGGCTTTCTCCGTCATGGGCATTAGAAAAGCCCCAGAGGAGATGTACGGGGACGAAGACTGCCTCTACCTCAACGTTTTCACACCACGC AAAATAAAGCCTAACAAGAAACTCCCAGTGATGGTGTGGATCCACGGAGGTTCATTTATTGCTGGCAGCAATCATGAGTACCTGCCTCATGTCCTTATGAACCATGACATTGTGCTCGTAGTTTTGCAGTACAGACTTGGTATCATGG GATTCTTATCCACGGAGGATGAGGTGATTCCAGGAAACTTTGGGCTGAAGGACCAGACCCTCGCCCTCCGCTGGGTGCAGGACAACATCCACAGCTTCGGAGGAGACGCCGACAGGGTCACCATCTTTGGGGAGAGTGCTGGGGGCGCCTTCGTCCATTATCATATTTTGTCACCGAAATCAAAAG GTCTCTTCTCCCGCGCCATCATCCAGTCGGGGTCGGCCATGGCGTCGTATTCTCACAGGGAAGACCTCAGACTCGTGGCGCAGGAAGTAAGCCAAGCCGTCGGCTGCCCCGAAGGCCCCAGCAGCCAGGACATCCTCGATTGTCTTCAGCAGGTGGACGGACGCAGATTGGCCATTAGCTTCCAGGATTATTTG AAATGGTTCGTCTTGCCACTAGTGACGGTACCTCGAATTGACGGGGACTTTGTACCAGATCACCCCGCCCGCCTGATGCGTGACGGAGACTTCAACCAAGTGGACCTCATGGCTGGAATCACAAGAGAGGATGGAGCTTTTGGAACAAACC CAATGTTAGCTCGAAAGGACCTCTTCCCTGCTTTACAAAACAACTTCAGTACCTTTGGGCCTCTTAGCCTCACGGTCGGACCTGAAGTTGAAGATCCCGTTGCCTTCAGCACCAAGGTCTACCAACGCTACCTAGGGAACCTGACCATCGACCGCGATCACATAGAAGAAATCACGAAG TTAAGCACACACTACATGTTTGCCATACCACACGACCTGACGACCCTCTACCACGCGCGTGCCCCTGGCCTTCGTACTTACCGCTATGAGCTCAAACATCGATCCCAGCTGTCAATGGGAGACTACTTCAACACAGATATAGGGCGTCACT GGATTCCTCACGGTGACGACCTGTACTACCTGTTCGCCGGCGGACCGCTCCTCGTCCGCAGCTTCTTGCCCGACCGCCCGCGGGACCTGCAGAACGAGGAGGACCTTCGCCTCAGAGACATCATCACGACCACGTGGACGAACTTCGCTGCCACGGG CAACCCGACCCCCGACGACGCCCTGGGCTTCAAGTGGGAGGCGGCGACCGAGGACGACCTCCGCTACCTCGCCCTCAAGCCCTCGCCCACCATGGAGGCCGACCAGCGACAGGAG GCGCGAGATTTCCACGCATCTCTGCCAACGAAGCTGAACCAGATCCTCCATCCCGAACGCATCGTCTCATTATGA